A stretch of the Dechloromonas sp. TW-R-39-2 genome encodes the following:
- the proB gene encoding glutamate 5-kinase, which translates to MHTTRLASAKRLVVKVGSALVTNNGAGLDLAAIDDWARQISVLRQQGKEVVLVSSGAIACGMQRLGWSKRPKSVHELQAAAAVGQMGLVQVYEGAFSKYGLQTAQILLTHDDLADRKRYLNARSTLTTLLELGVIPIINENDTVVTDEIKFGDNDTLGALVANLIEAEALIILTDQIGLFTADPRKDPNATLISEATAGDETLESMAGGAGSSIGKGGMITKVIAAKRAARSGAHTAIASGRESDPIIRLANGEPVGTLLVSQTQPLAARKQWLADHLQLAGRLLLDDGAVNALKSGKSLLPIGVIAAEGDFERGSAVACISPEGHEIARGLSNYGSGEARLIARKSTPEIEDLLGYVDEPEIIHRDNLILVD; encoded by the coding sequence ATGCACACCACTCGCCTCGCCTCCGCCAAACGCCTTGTCGTCAAAGTCGGCTCCGCCCTGGTCACCAACAATGGCGCGGGATTGGATCTGGCCGCCATCGATGACTGGGCACGCCAGATCAGCGTACTGCGCCAGCAAGGCAAAGAAGTTGTGCTGGTTTCCTCCGGCGCAATCGCCTGCGGCATGCAGCGTCTCGGTTGGAGCAAGCGCCCGAAATCAGTGCACGAACTGCAGGCCGCCGCAGCGGTTGGCCAAATGGGGCTGGTTCAAGTCTACGAAGGCGCTTTTTCGAAATACGGCCTGCAAACCGCCCAGATCCTCCTTACCCACGACGACCTGGCCGATCGCAAACGCTACCTGAACGCCCGCTCGACGCTAACCACGCTACTTGAACTGGGCGTCATCCCGATCATCAACGAGAACGACACCGTCGTCACCGACGAGATCAAATTCGGCGACAACGACACGCTGGGCGCACTGGTCGCAAACCTGATCGAAGCCGAAGCCCTGATCATCCTGACCGACCAGATCGGCCTCTTTACCGCCGACCCGCGCAAAGACCCGAATGCCACGTTGATCAGCGAAGCCACCGCCGGTGACGAAACACTGGAAAGCATGGCTGGTGGCGCGGGCTCCTCAATAGGCAAAGGCGGCATGATCACCAAGGTAATCGCCGCCAAGCGCGCCGCCCGCAGCGGGGCACACACTGCCATTGCCAGCGGACGCGAAAGCGACCCGATCATTCGCCTGGCCAACGGCGAACCGGTCGGCACCCTACTTGTCTCGCAAACCCAACCGCTCGCAGCCCGCAAACAATGGCTGGCCGACCACCTGCAACTGGCCGGGCGCCTGCTGCTTGATGATGGCGCGGTCAACGCCCTGAAATCTGGGAAAAGCCTGCTGCCAATCGGCGTGATCGCCGCCGAAGGTGACTTTGAGCGCGGCTCGGCAGTCGCCTGCATCAGTCCTGAAGGCCATGAAATTGCACGCGGCCTGAGCAACTACGGCAGCGGCGAAGCAAGACTCATTGCACGCAAATCAACCCCCGAAATAGAAGACCTGCTGGGCTATGTTGACGAACCGGAGATCATCCATCGCGACAATCTGATCCTCGTCGACTAA
- the trpD gene encoding anthranilate phosphoribosyltransferase, which yields MTPQVALQRVIEHREIFHDEMVSLMRQIMGGEVSPVMIAAIITGLRVKKETIGEIAAAASVMRELSTKVEVADTSRLVDTCGTGGDGAHTFNISTAAMFVAAAAGARIAKHGGRSVSSSSGSADVLEALGVNISLSPEQVAQCLAETGVGFMFAPNHHSAMKHAAPVRRELGVRTLFNILGPLTNPANAPQQVMGVFHPDLVGIQVRVLQRLGSQRALTVFGREGLDEISISGRTLIGELKDGRVTEYEVHPEDFNLPVHDPRTLQVANVEESKAMLLGALNNQPGAARDIVALNAGASIYVCGQAETLAAGVTQAFEMIASGAARASLEAFIKTSRQFA from the coding sequence ATGACTCCGCAAGTAGCGCTGCAGCGCGTTATCGAACATCGCGAAATCTTCCACGATGAAATGGTTTCGCTGATGCGCCAGATCATGGGTGGAGAAGTCTCTCCCGTCATGATTGCGGCCATCATTACCGGTCTGCGCGTCAAGAAGGAAACCATCGGCGAAATCGCCGCTGCCGCCAGCGTCATGCGTGAGTTGTCGACCAAGGTCGAGGTGGCTGATACCAGTCGCCTGGTCGATACTTGCGGCACAGGCGGCGATGGGGCGCATACCTTCAATATTTCTACCGCAGCGATGTTCGTTGCTGCCGCAGCCGGCGCACGCATTGCGAAACACGGCGGCCGTTCGGTATCCAGTTCCTCGGGCAGTGCCGATGTGCTGGAGGCGCTCGGTGTCAATATCAGTTTGTCGCCGGAGCAGGTGGCGCAGTGTCTGGCTGAAACCGGCGTCGGATTCATGTTCGCCCCGAATCACCACAGCGCGATGAAGCATGCCGCACCGGTTCGTCGTGAGCTGGGCGTGCGTACACTGTTCAATATCCTTGGGCCGCTGACCAATCCAGCCAATGCGCCGCAGCAAGTCATGGGGGTTTTTCACCCGGATCTGGTCGGCATTCAGGTGCGCGTATTGCAGCGCCTGGGCAGCCAGCGGGCGCTGACGGTTTTCGGTCGCGAAGGCCTGGATGAAATTTCGATTTCGGGCCGTACCTTGATTGGCGAGTTGAAAGATGGCCGAGTGACCGAATACGAAGTTCATCCGGAAGATTTCAATTTGCCGGTGCACGATCCGCGCACTCTGCAGGTCGCCAATGTCGAAGAATCCAAGGCGATGCTGCTCGGCGCGCTGAACAACCAGCCCGGTGCGGCTCGCGATATCGTGGCCCTGAATGCCGGTGCCAGCATTTATGTTTGCGGGCAAGCTGAAACCCTGGCTGCGGGCGTGACGCAAGCCTTTGAAATGATCGCCTCCGGCGCGGCCCGTGCCAGTCTTGAAGCATTCATCAAAACCAGCAGGCAATTCGCATGA
- the trpC gene encoding indole-3-glycerol phosphate synthase TrpC, with the protein MSDILNKIIATKHEEIAVAAVLKPLSVLESEAAAQVEPRDFVGAIRQKISCGQPAVIAEIKKASPSKGVIRPDFHPADIARSYEQHGAACLSVLTDKQYFQGAPAYLQAARAACALPVLRKDFMVDAYQVVEARAMGADCILLIAAALTLAEMKSLEALAHRYGMAVLVEVHNGEELEAALQLETPLLGINNRNLRTFEVTLDTTLGLLERIPAGRIVVTESGIIKPEDVALMRANSVDAFLVGEAFMRAPEPGVELSRLFA; encoded by the coding sequence ATGAGCGACATTCTCAACAAGATCATCGCAACGAAGCATGAAGAAATTGCTGTCGCTGCTGTGCTCAAACCCCTCTCTGTCCTTGAGTCGGAAGCTGCTGCCCAGGTTGAACCGCGCGATTTCGTCGGCGCGATTCGCCAGAAGATTTCCTGCGGTCAACCGGCGGTTATCGCCGAAATCAAGAAAGCCAGTCCCTCCAAAGGGGTCATTCGTCCGGATTTTCATCCTGCCGATATTGCACGCAGTTATGAGCAGCACGGTGCGGCCTGCCTGTCCGTCCTGACTGACAAGCAGTATTTTCAGGGCGCGCCGGCGTATTTGCAGGCGGCGCGCGCCGCTTGTGCCTTGCCGGTGTTGCGCAAGGATTTCATGGTCGACGCCTATCAGGTGGTTGAAGCGCGTGCGATGGGGGCGGATTGCATCCTGCTGATTGCCGCAGCCTTGACGTTGGCTGAAATGAAATCGCTCGAAGCGCTGGCGCATCGTTACGGCATGGCCGTGCTGGTTGAAGTGCATAACGGCGAGGAGCTTGAAGCTGCGCTGCAACTGGAAACGCCCTTGCTGGGTATCAATAACCGCAACCTGCGAACCTTCGAGGTGACGCTGGATACAACTTTGGGTTTGCTTGAGCGCATCCCGGCGGGTCGTATCGTGGTTACCGAAAGCGGCATCATCAAACCGGAAGACGTGGCCCTGATGCGCGCCAACAGCGTCGATGCATTCCTAGTCGGCGAGGCCTTCATGCGTGCGCCGGAGCCGGGCGTCGAGCTGTCCCGCCTCTTTGCCTGA
- a CDS encoding glycosyltransferase family 2 protein, with amino-acid sequence MSAAISIPPHSLSIVVPFYNEEDNIASLVKRVHEALEGYDHPWELVLVDDGSSDATVERALQSAKEYGPHVRIVELTRNFKQTAAMQAGIDAARGDVIVTMDGDLQNDPVDIPRMVARLINEDLDLVAGWRQNRQDGLFLRKIPSKIANKLIARMTGVHLRDYGCSLKAFRGSVIKSVRLYGEMHRFIPAWLATVTTPRRIAQEPTTHHARTAGVSKYGISRTFRVILDLIAVYFFMRFRARPGHFFGGIGLGLTGLSGLVLAWLAWVKFGLGEAIGGRPLLIVAIGGLIAGVHFITTGVLSELLARIYFESGTIRSYSARPERALAADEGWHKSA; translated from the coding sequence ATGAGCGCCGCCATTTCCATTCCCCCGCACAGCCTTTCCATCGTCGTTCCGTTCTACAACGAGGAAGACAATATTGCCTCGCTGGTCAAGCGCGTGCATGAAGCGCTGGAAGGCTACGATCACCCCTGGGAACTGGTGCTGGTCGATGACGGCAGCAGCGACGCCACCGTCGAGCGCGCCCTGCAATCGGCCAAGGAATATGGCCCGCACGTGCGCATCGTCGAACTGACCCGCAACTTCAAGCAGACCGCCGCCATGCAGGCCGGCATCGATGCAGCGCGCGGTGACGTGATCGTGACGATGGACGGCGACCTGCAGAACGATCCGGTCGACATCCCGCGCATGGTCGCCCGCCTGATCAACGAAGACCTCGATCTGGTGGCCGGCTGGCGCCAGAACCGCCAGGACGGTCTGTTCCTGCGCAAGATTCCGTCCAAGATCGCCAACAAGCTGATCGCCCGGATGACCGGTGTGCATCTGCGCGATTACGGCTGCAGCCTCAAGGCTTTCCGCGGCAGCGTGATCAAGAGCGTGCGCCTGTACGGCGAAATGCACCGTTTCATCCCGGCCTGGCTGGCCACTGTGACCACTCCGCGCCGCATCGCGCAGGAGCCGACGACGCACCATGCGCGCACCGCCGGCGTTTCCAAATACGGCATTTCGCGCACTTTCCGCGTCATTCTCGATCTGATCGCAGTGTACTTCTTCATGCGCTTCCGCGCCCGCCCGGGCCACTTCTTCGGCGGCATCGGCCTCGGGCTGACCGGCCTTTCCGGCCTCGTGCTGGCTTGGCTGGCCTGGGTCAAATTCGGTCTGGGCGAAGCCATCGGCGGCCGTCCGCTATTGATCGTCGCAATTGGCGGCCTGATTGCCGGCGTGCACTTCATCACCACCGGCGTGCTGTCCGAATTGCTGGCCCGCATCTACTTCGAATCCGGCACCATCCGCTCCTATTCGGCACGCCCAGAGCGAGCGCTGGCGGCTGACGAAGGCTGGCACAAATCAGCGTGA
- a CDS encoding phosphatase PAP2 family protein translates to MTSRAIELRFALAAFGLLAVLFVAAPQIDLAASALFYRGNGLWALNREDLWLAIPYRGLPWLGQGLLVSLLLLWLLGFSKRFPTIRARRLTYGFLLAGALAGPILLVDATLKEHSGRTRPVNIEQFGGNKQFTPAFIPADQCQQNCSFVSGHVATASFIMAFGWLGAPAVRRRWLLASLAFGGLFALVRMVPGGHFLSDTVFAWFATYFSLWLTELLFGKLGWLPRRSD, encoded by the coding sequence GTGACTTCAAGGGCTATTGAACTTCGCTTCGCACTGGCCGCTTTCGGCCTGCTTGCAGTGCTCTTCGTGGCAGCGCCGCAGATCGACCTTGCGGCCAGCGCGCTGTTCTATCGCGGCAACGGCCTGTGGGCGCTGAATCGTGAAGACCTGTGGCTGGCCATTCCTTATCGCGGCTTGCCATGGCTCGGCCAGGGCTTGCTGGTTTCGCTGCTGTTGCTCTGGCTGCTCGGTTTTTCAAAGCGTTTCCCGACTATCCGCGCCCGCCGCCTGACTTACGGATTCCTGCTCGCCGGCGCGCTGGCCGGGCCGATCCTGCTGGTCGACGCAACGCTCAAGGAACATTCCGGACGGACCCGGCCGGTCAATATCGAGCAATTCGGCGGCAACAAGCAATTCACGCCGGCGTTCATCCCGGCCGATCAATGCCAGCAAAACTGTTCGTTTGTCAGCGGCCATGTCGCCACGGCTTCGTTCATCATGGCTTTCGGCTGGCTCGGCGCGCCGGCCGTGCGGCGTCGCTGGCTGCTCGCCAGCCTGGCTTTTGGCGGCCTGTTCGCGCTGGTCCGCATGGTGCCGGGCGGCCATTTCCTGTCCGACACCGTCTTTGCCTGGTTTGCGACCTACTTCAGCCTGTGGCTGACCGAGTTGCTGTTCGGCAAGCTCGGCTGGCTGCCGCGGCGCTCAGATTAG
- a CDS encoding porin, which translates to MQKKIIALAVAGLASTAAFAQTNVTIYGSVDAGYSYRWDAENRSVGNHTRSTIDTGNSAGNRLGFKGTEDLGNGLKAVFLLEQGFNFDQGTMGQGGAMFGRQAYVGLAGGFGTAVAGRLYTPHFSFVSSLDPFAAGTVGQYRNVYGAGDTGSVAANLIDSVRVDNAVAYISPNFGGFDVTVAYSNAAGSLGTAAAANTENASENAKNNTVYAVFAKYAAGPVVAGLNYHRIAVGSAVPTIKTSDTIDLGASFDAKVVKIAALYTNTVVDYVAAQSDVKLNNYMLGLTAPIGKAAIKASVIYSDGNKQAGGDATQYAVGFDYNLSKRTNFYTAYSLIDANSTRGTKGTILGVADASNGGTTASGSAFQQGVTAGIRHQF; encoded by the coding sequence ATGCAAAAGAAAATTATCGCTCTGGCTGTTGCTGGCCTGGCTTCTACCGCCGCTTTCGCACAAACCAACGTCACCATCTACGGCTCCGTCGATGCTGGCTACTCCTACCGTTGGGATGCTGAAAACCGCTCCGTCGGCAACCACACCCGTTCCACCATCGATACCGGCAACTCCGCTGGCAATCGTCTGGGCTTCAAGGGCACGGAAGATCTGGGCAACGGCCTGAAGGCTGTTTTCCTGCTCGAGCAAGGTTTCAACTTTGACCAAGGCACGATGGGTCAGGGCGGCGCCATGTTCGGTCGTCAAGCTTACGTCGGTCTGGCCGGTGGCTTCGGTACCGCCGTTGCTGGTCGTCTGTACACCCCGCACTTCTCCTTCGTTTCCTCCCTGGATCCGTTCGCTGCTGGTACCGTTGGTCAGTACCGCAACGTCTACGGCGCTGGCGATACCGGCTCTGTTGCTGCCAACCTGATCGACTCCGTTCGCGTTGACAACGCTGTTGCTTACATCTCCCCGAACTTCGGCGGCTTCGATGTGACCGTTGCCTACTCCAACGCTGCTGGTTCCCTGGGTACCGCTGCTGCTGCCAACACCGAAAACGCTTCCGAAAACGCCAAGAACAACACCGTTTACGCCGTTTTCGCCAAGTACGCTGCTGGTCCGGTTGTTGCTGGTTTGAACTACCACCGCATCGCCGTCGGTTCCGCTGTTCCGACCATCAAGACCTCTGACACCATCGACCTCGGCGCTTCTTTCGATGCCAAGGTTGTCAAGATCGCCGCTCTGTACACCAACACCGTTGTTGACTACGTTGCTGCTCAATCTGATGTCAAGCTGAACAACTACATGCTGGGTCTGACCGCACCGATCGGCAAGGCTGCAATCAAGGCTTCCGTCATTTACTCTGACGGCAACAAGCAAGCTGGTGGCGATGCTACCCAGTACGCTGTTGGCTTCGACTACAACCTGTCCAAGCGCACCAACTTCTACACCGCCTACTCCCTGATCGATGCCAACTCTACCCGTGGCACCAAGGGCACCATCCTGGGCGTGGCTGATGCATCCAACGGCGGCACCACCGCTTCTGGCTCGGCTTTCCAGCAAGGCGTTACCGCTGGTATCCGTCACCAGTTCTAA
- a CDS encoding aminodeoxychorismate/anthranilate synthase component II, whose protein sequence is MLLMIDNYDSFTYNIVQYFGELGQDVQVYRNDAITVAEIARLNPAYLVISPGPCAPAQAGISLAAIREFSGKIPLLGVCLGHQSIGEAFGGKIVHAKQLMHGKVSPVHHKDIGVFKGLPNPLTCTRYHSLAIERESLPDCLEITAWTDDGEIMGVRHKTLAVEGVQFHPESILTERGHDLLKNFLEEHKQ, encoded by the coding sequence ATGCTGCTGATGATCGATAACTACGACAGTTTTACCTACAACATCGTCCAGTATTTCGGCGAGCTTGGGCAGGATGTTCAGGTTTATCGCAACGATGCCATCACCGTGGCCGAGATTGCCCGGCTCAATCCCGCCTATCTGGTAATTTCGCCCGGCCCTTGCGCGCCGGCCCAGGCGGGCATTTCGCTGGCCGCGATTCGCGAATTTTCCGGCAAGATTCCGCTGCTCGGCGTCTGTCTCGGTCATCAGTCGATTGGCGAAGCCTTCGGCGGCAAGATTGTTCACGCCAAGCAACTGATGCACGGCAAGGTTTCCCCGGTCCACCATAAAGATATCGGTGTTTTCAAAGGGCTGCCGAATCCATTGACCTGTACTCGCTACCACTCGCTGGCCATTGAGCGCGAGAGCTTGCCGGATTGTCTTGAAATCACGGCGTGGACCGATGACGGCGAAATCATGGGCGTACGCCACAAGACGCTGGCCGTCGAGGGCGTTCAGTTCCATCCGGAATCGATCCTGACCGAGCGTGGTCATGATCTGCTGAAAAACTTCCTTGAGGAACACAAGCAATGA
- a CDS encoding glycosyltransferase family 39 protein translates to MNGAVDAGFPQKSGIKLLVGLGLALIAWRIWVVSQLGITLYIDEAQYWTWAQHLDWGYFSKPPGIAALIAASTALFGDGLLGTKALAMLCYPAAAAACWAIARRLYDERTAFWSAVAVLTLPMFSWLGLFVSTDALLTLFWTLALLAYLRALDSDAWADWLLLGAVCGLGLLSKYTMAAWLGAAFLHLLAFHRPRLTSAKPWLAAGLALAILSPNLYWNVANDFPTLKHTADITLNKKAGGGFKALGEFWAAQWISFGPILGSVFFILLAQVRQSWRDDRTRLLLWFALPLWAVVSAQAMKSSANANWAAPAFAPAAIAAVAWLLQRNRQRLLIIGLAINIAVVGLVYYWPQVLATFNVQNPAKKSPFSRAQGWDELGRQLHPLLQANPDAVLIADNRTLLAHMLYELRDLKPAAASWNPSGIASDHYKLTTDLRPWIGKNAILITQDPADQIASRFAAVDKLATLKAPLDSQTTRDMDVYLLRDFKGY, encoded by the coding sequence GTGAATGGCGCGGTCGACGCCGGATTTCCACAAAAATCCGGCATCAAATTACTCGTCGGCCTCGGCCTTGCTCTGATCGCCTGGCGCATCTGGGTCGTTTCGCAGCTCGGCATCACGCTCTACATCGACGAAGCGCAATACTGGACCTGGGCCCAGCACCTCGACTGGGGCTATTTCTCCAAGCCGCCCGGCATTGCCGCGCTGATTGCCGCTTCAACCGCGCTGTTCGGCGACGGCCTGCTCGGCACCAAGGCGCTGGCCATGCTCTGCTACCCGGCGGCAGCCGCCGCCTGCTGGGCCATTGCCCGTCGTCTCTACGACGAACGCACGGCCTTCTGGTCGGCCGTCGCCGTTCTGACCTTGCCGATGTTCTCCTGGCTCGGCCTGTTCGTCTCGACCGACGCGCTGCTCACCCTGTTCTGGACCCTGGCCCTGCTTGCCTACCTGCGCGCGCTGGACAGCGACGCCTGGGCCGACTGGCTGCTGCTTGGCGCCGTCTGCGGCCTCGGCCTGCTCTCGAAATACACGATGGCCGCCTGGCTCGGCGCCGCCTTCCTGCACCTGCTGGCCTTCCATCGCCCGCGCCTGACCTCGGCCAAACCCTGGCTGGCGGCCGGCCTGGCGCTGGCCATTCTGTCGCCCAATCTTTACTGGAACGTCGCCAACGATTTTCCGACGCTGAAGCACACCGCCGACATCACGCTCAACAAGAAAGCCGGCGGCGGCTTCAAGGCACTGGGCGAATTCTGGGCGGCGCAATGGATTTCCTTCGGCCCGATCCTCGGCAGCGTATTTTTCATTCTGCTCGCCCAAGTCCGCCAAAGCTGGCGCGACGACCGGACCCGCCTGCTGCTCTGGTTCGCACTGCCGCTCTGGGCCGTCGTTTCAGCCCAGGCGATGAAGAGCAGCGCCAACGCCAATTGGGCGGCACCGGCCTTCGCCCCGGCCGCCATTGCCGCCGTCGCCTGGCTGCTACAACGCAATCGGCAACGCCTGCTGATCATCGGCCTGGCGATCAATATTGCCGTGGTCGGGCTGGTCTATTACTGGCCCCAGGTGCTGGCAACATTCAATGTCCAGAATCCGGCCAAAAAGAGTCCGTTCAGCCGGGCACAAGGCTGGGACGAACTGGGTCGCCAACTGCACCCGCTGCTCCAGGCCAATCCGGATGCCGTGCTGATCGCCGACAACCGCACCCTGCTCGCCCACATGCTCTACGAACTGCGCGACCTCAAACCGGCCGCCGCCAGCTGGAATCCAAGCGGCATCGCCAGCGACCATTACAAGCTGACCACCGACCTGCGCCCGTGGATCGGCAAGAATGCCATCCTGATCACCCAGGACCCGGCCGACCAGATTGCCAGCCGCTTTGCTGCGGTCGACAAGCTGGCGACACTGAAAGCGCCGCTCGACAGCCAGACGACGCGCGACATGGATGTTTACCTGCTCCGTGACTTCAAGGGCTATTGA
- a CDS encoding sigma-54 dependent transcriptional regulator, with amino-acid sequence MKPQLSVLLIEDDPNVRLGCEQAMQLAGIAVEAVASAEEAQRRIDADFPGIIVTDMRLPGIDGMALLRWVTELTPDLPVIIITGHGDVTLAVEAMRSGAYDFMQKPFSTGDLVEVVRRALEKRELVLEVESLRRRLDHRDDLEARLIGRSPQMAKVRQLILDVADAAVDVLIFGETGTGKEMVARCLHDLSRPGQENYVALNCGGMADSLLDSELFGHEPGAFTGAQKRRIGKIEHASGGTLFLDEVESMPMAMQIKLLRVLQERVVERLGSNQLIPVSCRMVAATKEDLKLLSDQQKFRADLYYRLNVVRIELPPLRERREDIPALYDEFLLQAAKRYNRPPPELTSAHLRKLMAQDWPGNIRELRNAADCHALGIGRDKVELGGSGAAQSLTEAVENYERVLIANELTRQEGNIARTSEALKVARTTLHDKLKKYGLI; translated from the coding sequence ATGAAACCGCAACTCTCCGTTCTGCTGATCGAAGATGATCCGAATGTTCGCCTGGGGTGCGAACAGGCCATGCAGTTGGCCGGCATCGCCGTCGAGGCCGTGGCTTCGGCCGAAGAGGCGCAGCGCCGGATCGATGCCGATTTTCCCGGCATCATCGTGACCGACATGCGCTTGCCCGGCATCGACGGCATGGCCTTGTTGCGCTGGGTCACCGAGCTGACGCCGGACCTGCCGGTGATCATCATCACCGGCCATGGCGATGTCACGCTGGCGGTCGAGGCGATGCGTTCCGGGGCCTACGATTTCATGCAGAAACCTTTTTCGACCGGCGATCTGGTCGAGGTGGTGCGTCGGGCGCTGGAAAAGCGCGAATTGGTGCTGGAGGTCGAGTCGCTGCGGCGTCGCCTCGATCATCGCGATGATCTTGAAGCCCGCCTGATCGGTCGCTCACCGCAAATGGCCAAGGTTCGCCAGTTGATTCTCGATGTCGCCGATGCTGCGGTCGACGTGCTGATTTTCGGCGAAACCGGGACCGGCAAGGAAATGGTCGCCCGTTGTCTGCACGACCTGTCGCGTCCCGGCCAGGAAAACTACGTCGCGCTCAATTGCGGCGGGATGGCCGACAGCCTGCTCGATAGTGAGCTTTTCGGCCATGAGCCGGGCGCTTTCACCGGGGCGCAGAAGCGGCGCATCGGAAAAATCGAACACGCCAGCGGCGGCACGCTCTTCCTTGACGAGGTTGAGTCGATGCCGATGGCGATGCAGATCAAGCTGCTGCGCGTGTTGCAGGAGCGCGTCGTCGAGCGGCTCGGGTCGAATCAGCTGATCCCGGTTTCATGCCGCATGGTGGCGGCGACCAAGGAAGACCTCAAGCTGCTGTCCGATCAGCAGAAATTCCGCGCCGACCTGTATTACCGGCTCAATGTCGTGCGTATCGAGTTGCCGCCGCTGCGCGAACGGCGCGAAGACATTCCGGCGCTCTACGATGAATTCCTGCTCCAGGCGGCCAAGCGCTACAACCGGCCGCCGCCGGAGCTGACCTCGGCCCACCTGCGCAAGCTGATGGCGCAGGATTGGCCGGGCAATATCCGCGAATTGCGTAATGCCGCCGACTGCCACGCGCTGGGTATCGGGCGCGACAAGGTCGAGCTGGGCGGCAGTGGCGCCGCGCAGTCGCTGACCGAAGCAGTGGAAAACTACGAGCGGGTGTTGATCGCCAATGAACTGACGCGCCAGGAAGGCAATATTGCGCGAACCAGCGAGGCGCTCAAGGTGGCGCGTACGACGCTGCACGACAAACTGAAGAAGTACGGCCTAATCTGA